The following are encoded together in the Strongyloides ratti genome assembly S_ratti_ED321, chromosome : 2 genome:
- a CDS encoding CAP domain-containing protein: MDLKIFTIVLIYFASQSHENIFFSVPFNEHFNGYSSRYEYRGKIFNNLRHLMRKASIDFPEVPHKSILLRKEFITYQGIVNDTRADHIYLQAHRNGKSKHIIFPTNDIVIDFAPYHGRKYFICNRSYFKTYKEARIYCEMLHEFSPFKFHQRLLGKDFFASRIWKSVWRDCYYKCFSQSHFLEFKKRIIKELCMLRNLDNVFPIRYNKTLEFIAQHNALRNVNKNKLFVEGTESSGIHEVAAFCSPLLASLQVNKWYNLYLVEKTDINRKSKKESKQFHLLLSPRIKEVGVGVSIYRKKLSIVLTFS, translated from the exons atggatttgaaaatttttactattgttttaatttattttgctTCACAATCTCacgaaaatatttttttttcagttCCATTTAATGAACATTTTAACGGTTACTCAAGTAGATATGAATATCgaggaaaaatatttaataatttaagacATTTAATGCGAAAAGCTTCGATAGACTTTCCAGAAGTACCacataaaagtatattattaagaaaagaaTTTATAACTTATCAAGGCATAGTAAACGATACTCGTGCAGATCACATATATCTTCAAGCTCATAGAAATGGTAAATCtaaacatataatttttccaaCAAATGACATTGTGATAGATTTTGCCCCTTATCAtggaagaaaatattttatttgtaatagaagctactttaaaacatataaagAAGCTAGAATATATTGTGAAATGTTACATGAATTTAGTCCATTTAAATTCCATCAAAGACTTTTAggaaaagatttttttgcTTCAAGAATTTGGAAAAGTGTATGGAGagattgttattataaatgcTTTTCACAATCACACtttttagaatttaaaaaaaga attattaaagaattatGTATGTTAAGAAATCTTGACAATGTATTCCCAATCAGATACAATAAAACTTTGGAGTTTATTGCGCAACATAATGCCTTAAggaatgttaataaaaacaaacttTTTGTAGAAGGTACTGAAAGTAGTGGCATACATGAAGTTGCTGCTTTTTGTAGTCCATTACTTGCTAGTTTACAAGTTAATAAATggtataatttatatttagtgGAAAAAACTgatataaatagaaaaagtaaaaaagaaTCAAAACAGTTTCATTTGTTACTTTCTCCACGTATAAAAGAAGTTGGAGTTGGAGTTtctatatatagaaaaaaattatctattgtattaacattttcgtag
- a CDS encoding CAP domain-containing protein: MNLMIISIVLIYFILQSYENVFFSVPFTEHFYSLSRIYVYRGKFFMNLKNLIRKVSLDFPEVPYKNILLKRKLIFFGERVNNTRRDHRYLQVQINGKSKYITLPSNNVVIEFVPYHGRKYFFCNRSPFNTYKEAKIYCELLEKYDSLRTQNKHLGVYSLASKIWRDVWRNCYYKCFSQNHFEELKKRLFIELGMLRTILHHSPIKYNKALEIIAQNHALRNAKKKKLFVYDDEKSKVHEVATFASPPLASVQMNKWYNEYIEEKTDFNKINKKESRQFYLLFSRRIKSVGIGAYLYRKKLTIVLTFI, encoded by the exons atgaatttgatgattatttctattgttttaatttattttattttacaatcttacgaaaatgtttttttttccgTTCCTTTTACTGAACATTTTTACAGTCTATCAAGAATATATGTATATCgaggaaaattttttatgaatttaaaaaatttaatacgGAAAGTTTCACTAGACTTTCCAGAAGTaccatataaaaatatattattaaaaagaaaattaatattttttggagAAAGAGTAAATAATACTCGTAGAGATCACAGATATCTTCAAGTTCAAATAAATGGTAAATCAAAATACATAACTCTTCCATCGAATAACGTTGTGATAGAATTTGTTCCGTATCAtggaagaaaatattttttttgtaatagaagcccttttaatacatataaagaagctaaaatatattgtgaacttttagaaaaatatgataGTTTAAGAACacaaaataaacatttaggAGTCTATTCTCTTGCTTCTAAAATTTGGAGAGATGTTTGGagaaattgttattataaatgcTTTTCACAAAATCACTTTGAAGAATTGAAAAAAAGA cTTTTTATTGAATTAGGTATGTTAAGAACTATTTTACATCATTCTCCAATCAAATACAATAAAGCATTAGAAATTATTGCACAAAATCATGCATTGAGGaatgctaaaaaaaaaaaactttttgtaTATGATGATGAAAAAAGTAAAGTACATGAAGTTGCTACTTTTGCTAGTCCACCACTTGCTAGTGTACAAATGAATAAATGGTATAACGAATATATAGAGGAAAAAACcgattttaataaaataaataaaaaggaaTCAAGACAATTCTATTTGTTATTTTCTCGACGTATAAAAAGTGTTGGAATTGGAGCTtatttatatagaaaaaaattaactattgTATTAACATTCATTTAG
- a CDS encoding CAP domain-containing protein codes for MNLSILTIVLIYFASNSDGNVFFSVPFYQHFNSYSSRYEYRGKNFFKLKNLIRKVSLDFPEVPYKSILLKRELITYQGIVNDTRRDHRYLQVHINGKSEYIILPPHHVVVEFYMHCGMKTFYCNKSPFKTYREARIYCELLEEFSKFKSQHILLGKNPLASRIWRNTWRDCYYKCFSQNHFEELTIRFLRELNMIRNINHYFPISYNKTLEFIAQNHALMNAKKNKLLVSDGERNKIYEVAAFISPVLASLQINKWYNSYLEEQVYKNNSIKKRKKESKYFHLLLSPGITEVGFGVILYRKTLSILITFM; via the exons atgaatttaagtattttaactattgttttaatttattttgctTCCAATTCTGACggaaatgtttttttttctgttcCATTTTATCAACATTTTAACAGTTATTCAAGTAGGTATGAATATCgaggaaaaaatttttttaagttaaaaaatttaatacgGAAAGTTTCATTAGACTTTCCAGAAGTAccatataaaagtatattattaaaaagagaaTTAATAACTTATCAAGGCATAGTAAATGATACTCGTAGAGATCACAGATATCTTCAAGTTCATATAAATGGTAAATCTGAATATATAATTCTTCCACCTCATCACGTTGTGGTAGAATTTTACATGCATTGTGGaatgaaaactttttattgtaataaaagcCCCTTTAAAACATATAGAGAGGCTAGAATATATTGTGAACTTTTAGAAGAATTCAGTAAATTCAAATCACAACATATACTTTTAGGGAAAAATCCTCTTGCTTCTAGAATTTGGAGAAACACTTGGAGAGATTGTTATTACAAATGCTTTTCACAAAATCACTTTGAAGAATTAACAATAAGA tTTCTTAGAgaattaaatatgataagaaatattaaccATTACTTCCCAATCAGTTACAATAAAACATTAGAATTTATTGCACAAAATCATGCATTAATGAAtgctaaaaaaaacaaacttttAGTATCTGATGgtgaaagaaataaaatatatgaagtTGCTGCTTTTATTAGTCCAGTACTTGCTAGTttacaaattaataaatggTATAATTCATATTTAGAAGAGcaagtatataaaaataatagtataaaaaaaaggaaaaaagaatcaaaatattttcatttattactTTCTCCAGGTATAACTGAAGTCGGATTTGgagttattttatatagaaaaacATTATCTATTTTGATAACATTCATGTag
- a CDS encoding CAP domain-containing protein: MDLKIFTIVLIYFVSKSHENIFFSVPIYQHFNSRSSRYEYRGKIFYNLKNLIRKVSLDFREVPFKSILLKREYITYEGIVNDTRRDHRYLQVHINGKSKYIILPPHHVVVEFYMHRGKNYFICNKSPFNTYTKARIFCEYLEKFSKFKSQHMLLGKNSLASRIWRNTWRNCYFECFSQNHFEELKRRIIKEIDMLRTAFHHVPIRYKKKLEFIAQHHALLNAKKNKPLIRDDEKTKIHEVAAFISPVIASLQINKWYNSYLEEHVDKNKNMKKSKKESNHFYLLLSPDISKVGVGVYLFRKTLSIVLTFI, from the exons AtggatttaaaaatttttactattgttttaatttattttgtttcaaaatctcacgaaaatatttttttttctgttcCAATTTATCAACATTTTAACAGTCGCTCAAGTAGATATGAATATCgaggaaaaatattttataatttaaaaaatttaatacgGAAAGTATCACTAGACTTTCGAGAAGTAccatttaaaagtatattattaaaaagagaaTATATAACTTATGAAGGCATAGTAAATGATACTCGTAGAGATCACAGATATCTTCAAGTTCATATAAATGGTAaatctaaatatataattcttCCACCTCATCACGTTGTGGTAGAATTTTACATGCATCGtggaaaaaattattttatttgtaataaaagcCCCTTTAATACATATACAAAAGCTAGAATATTTTgtgaatatttagaaaaattcaGTAAATTTAAATCACAACATATGCTTTTAGGAAAAAATTCTCTTGCTTCTAGAATTTGGAGAAACACTTGGAGAAATTGTTATTTTGAATGCTTTTCACAAAATCATtttgaagaattaaaaagaagA atTATTAAGGAAATAGATATGTTAAGAACTGCTTTTCATCATGTTCCAATcagatacaaaaaaaaattagaatttATTGCGCAACATCATGCATTATTAAAtgctaaaaaaaacaaacctTTAATACGTGATGAtgaaaaaactaaaataCATGAAGTTGCTGCTTTTATTAGTCCAGTAATTGCTAGTttacaaattaataaatggTATAATTCATATTTAGAAGAGCatgttgataaaaataaaaatatgaaaaagagtaaaaaagaatcaaatcatttttatttattactttctCCAGATATAAGTAAAGTTGGAGTTGgagtttatttatttagaaaaacaTTATCTATTGTATTAACATTCATTTag
- a CDS encoding CAP domain-containing protein — MILIFFIIVLTFFISQSYENVLLTVPYNEHFNGHSSRYEYHGMLFSKKKNLMQAVILDFPQVPFKDILLKKEFLTFGNRINDTRHDGRYLQVNLKGESIFKTLPSNKFPVQLSQYGTQFYYSCNKSLYKTLKEAIYFCELLEKYSKVKSQYKLLGKDPYASRMWIGVWSECFYDCFSRHHFEELKTRFLRELYMLRKVYNGRPLRINFYLETMAEKQALKNAKSNQLLIKGSEKTKIHEVAAFASPPFASLQVNKWYNDYLETKKNKNNKFKISRVESSQFRFLLSPIVREVGVGITLEKKTISIVFAFK; from the exons atgattttgatattttttattattgttttaactttttttatttcacaATCTTACGAAAATGTTCTTTTAACGGTTCCATATAATGAACATTTTAATGGTCATTCAAGTAGATATGAATATCATGGAATgctttttagtaaaaaaaaaaatttaatgcaAGCTGTTATACTTGACTTTCCACAAGTACCTTTTAAAgacatattattaaaaaaagaatttttaacttttggAAACAGAATAAATGATACACGTCATGATGGAAGATATCTTCAGGTTAATTTAAAAGGTGaatcaatatttaaaactcTTCCATCAAATAAATTTCCAGTTCAACTTTCTCAATATGGTacacaattttattattcttgtaataaaagtttatataaaacattaaaagaaGCTATCTATTTTTGTGaacttttagaaaaatatagtaaAGTAAAATCACAATACAAACTTTTAGGAAAAGATCCTTATGCATCTAGAATGTGGATTGGTGTTTGGAGTGAATGTTTTTATGATTGTTTTTCAAGACATCACtttgaagaattaaaaacaaga tttCTTAGAGAATTATATATGTTAAGAAAGGTATACAATGGTAGGCCActtagaataaatttttatttagaaacTATGGCAGAAAAGCAAGCTTTAAAAAATGCTAAGTCAAAtcaacttttaataaaaggtagtgaaaaaactaaaataCATGAAGTTGCTGCTTTTGCTAGTCCACCATTTGCTAGTTTACAAGTTAATAAATGGTATAACGACTATTTAGAAacgaaaaaaaataaaaataacaaatttaaaataagcaGAGTTGAATCAAGCCAGTTTAGATTTTTACTTTCTCCAATAGTAAGGGAAGTTGGAGTTGGAATTActctagaaaaaaaaacaatatctATTGTTTTTGCatttaagtaa
- a CDS encoding CAP domain-containing protein: MDLKIFTIVLIHFALQSHENFLFSVPFNEHINSHSIRYEYRGKIFKNLKYLIRKASIDFPEVPYKNILLRKEIITHEFTANNILTNSIYFKAHRNGKTKHIIFPKNEIVIDFVPYHGRKYFICNRSYFGTYKEAKIYCEMLQEFDPFKYHQRLLGSDLFASRVWKSVWKDCYYKCFSQSHFMELRKRIFNELCMLRNINNVFPITYNKTLEFIAQHNALRNVNKNKLFVEGTESSGIHVVAAFSSPLLASLQVNKWYNLYLEEKNDNNRESKKESKQFHLLISPSISEVGIGVGVSMHRSKLSIVLTFK; this comes from the exons ATggatttgaaaatttttactattgttttaattcattttgcTTTACAATCTCAcgaaaattttttgttttctgTTCCATTTAATGAACATATTAACAGTCACTCAATTAGATATGAATATCgaggaaaaatatttaaaaatttaaaatatttaatacgGAAAGCTTCGATAGACTTTCCAGAAGTaccatataaaaatatattattaagaaaagaaattataactCATGAATTCACAGCAAATAATATTCTTACAAATagcatatattttaaagcaCATAGAAATGGTAAAACtaaacatataatttttccaaaaaatgaaattgtGATAGATTTTGTCCCTTATCAtggaagaaaatattttatttgtaatagaAGCTACTTTGGAACATATAAAGAagctaaaatatattgtgaAATGTTACAAGAATTTGACCCATTTAAATACCATCAAAGACTTTTAGGAAGTGATCTTTTTGCTTCAAGAGTTTGGAAAAGTGTATGGAAagattgttattataaatgcTTTTCACAATCACACTTTATGGAACTTAGAAAAAGA atATTTAACGAATTATGTAtgttaagaaatataaacaatGTATTCCCAATCACATACAATAAAACTTTGGAATTTATTGCGCAACATAATGCCTTAAggaatgttaataaaaacaaacttTTTGTAGAAGGTACTGAAAGTAGTGGCATACATGTAGTTGCTGCTTTTAGTAGTCCATTACTTGCTAGTTTACAAGTTAATAAATggtataatttatatttagaggaaaaaaatgataataatagagaaagtaaaaaagaatcaaaacaatttcatttattaatttctcCAAGTATCAGTGAAGTTGGAATTGGAGTTGGAGTTTCTATGCATAGAAGCAAATTATCTATTGTATTAACATTTAAgtag
- a CDS encoding CAP domain-containing protein encodes MKLIFVTFLFIYFIVSIYGGNFVVISYTKNIRTNFKVYSCFFTIYNSKKEMAQEIAKRFSDIPKQYLLFKLDGIIDGNKFSSITNNGEYFRLSMKNSIEIIKLRANIHIISLFMFSGQKQFVCNLGFYSNYKTASECIDDLNKYSKLKSQANLLGKNSRAKTYWYKVWGTCYYYCFSEKNFYVMKAKMLMEINIIRSEYNRGQLFLNDNLSFLAEIIAQKYSNSTKPDKNIKKSVQIIELISKPFGNLLVNKWYNKYLENRITPFSRKSTVKHFQLLFLSRAREIGIGIASKGKFLTVTIKFY; translated from the exons atgaagttgatttttgttactttcttgtttatttattttattgtatcaaTTTATGGAGGCAATTTTGTAGTAATTtcatatacaaaaaatataagaactaattttaaagtatattcctgtttttttacaatctacaatagtaaaaaagaaatggCTCAAGAAATTGCAAAAAGGTTTTCAGATATAccaaaacaatatttattgtttaagTTAGATGGAATAATTGATGGAAATAAATTTAGTTCAATTACAAATAATGGTGAATATTTTAGGCTTTCAATGAAAAACAGCatagaaataattaaacttagagcaaatatacatataattagTTTATTTATGTTTTCTGGACAAAAACAATTTGTGTGTAACTTAGGTTTTTATTCTAATTATAAGACAGCATCAGAATGTATTgatgatttaaataaatattctaaattAAAATCACAAGCTAATCTTTTAGGAAAAAATTCAAGAGCAAAAACGTATTGGTATAAAGTATGGGGAACATGTTATTACTATTGTTTttcagaaaaaaatttttatgtaatgaAAGCAAAa ATGTTGATGGAAATAAACATAATAAGAAGTGAATATAATCGTGgtcaactttttttaaatgataatctTTCATTTCTAGCAGAAATAATTGCCCAAAAATATAGTAATTCAACAAAACCtgacaaaaatataaaaaaatctgtTCAAATTATTGAGTTAATTAGTAAACCATTTGGAAATTTATTAGTCAATAAATGGTATAACAAGTATTTAGAAAACAGAATTACACCATTTTCTAGAAAAAGTACTGTAAAgcattttcaattattatttctttctaGAGCTAGAGAAATTGGTATTGGTATTGCTAGTAaaggaaaatttttaacagttactattaaattttattaa
- a CDS encoding CAP domain-containing protein produces MNLIFYYCLLIYFVIRAYDNVYLVIPYEEFKGPRLSSYLYNSLMYNEMKDLMRQVIYEFRNMPINFLLLRKMAIHFENKIIDTHKDKKLIRVSLGSKIKYFTLPATEIPVKLHPFGNKRMFECNKNFFPLFKYASICATTTMKHSKITTQYKLLGKDHFSAGIWNSVWMNCNYKCFSQFKFDVLKLRYLRELSALRKRYGGGLLAQSQDLERIALKRIKENQKLKSVSYNVIYTKNLHEVSTIVNSPFASVVINNLYNDYLKVKGKYHLEKPETKQFRFLLSPTTKSIGIGISHLSNYLYITFIFN; encoded by the exons atgaatttaatattttattattgtcttttaatttattttgttatacgAGCTTATGATAATGTTTATCTAGTTATTCCTTATGAAGAATTTAAAGGACCAAGATTAAGTAGTTATTTATACAATAGTTTAATGTATAATGAAATGAAAGATTTGATGAGACAAGTTATATATGAATTCAGAAATATgccaataaattttttgttattaagaaaaatggCTATACATTTTgagaataaaattatagatACTCACAAAGATAAGAAACTTATTAGAGTTTCTTTAGgcagtaaaataaaatattttactctTCCAGCTACTGAAATCCCAGTAAAATTGCATCCATTTGGAAATAAAAGAATGTTTGaatgtaataaaaacttCTTTCCACTATTTAAATATGCTTCTATATGTGCTACTACGACAATGAAACATTCTAAGATAACAACACAATATAAGCTTTTAGGAAAAGATCATTTTAGTGCTGGTATATGGAATAGTGTTTGGATGAATTGTAATTACAAATGCTTTTCacaatttaaatttgatGTATTGAAATTAAGA tatTTAAGAGAATTAAGCGCACTAAGAAAAAGGTATGGTGGTGGACTTCTTGCACAAAGTCAAGATCTTGAAAGAATAGCTCTTAAACgtataaaagaaaatcaaAAACTAAAAAGCGTATCATATAACGTcatttatactaaaaatttgCATGAAGTTTCTACTATTGTCAATTCACCATTTGCTAGTGTAGTTATAAATAATCTCtataatgattatttaaaagtaaaaggCAAATATCATTTAGAAAAACCAGAGACAAAACAATTTAGATTTTTGTTATCTCCTACAACAAAAAGTATTGGCATTGGAATTTCtcatttatcaaattatttatatattacattcatattcaattaa